One window of Methanogenium organophilum genomic DNA carries:
- a CDS encoding tRNA (guanine(10)-N(2))-dimethyltransferase, giving the protein MSDREALEGSTRFFIPKQDENSSFPPGSGPVFFNPRMRLNRDSTNYLLRQLDVSSYFDAMAASGVRGLRVAHECGIPVTINDYNPEAAALIRKNAALHPESEITVTEEDCRAVMLRHRFDVVDLDPFGTPAPFVDIAATSARCYLFVTATDTAPLCGAHLKAGIRRYGARPMNTEYHSEVGLRLLLGFVLRETAKYDRGIEPLFCFAREHFVRLHLRMTNGAGRADKALKNIGYIHQCPACPWRTAETAFLPSVQECPECGAKMSRIGPLWTGPVNSPEVLSQLSADIEDDGQKESVLARLVTTLSQELDNPEFYNYHRLAKHWRISPSPIDDVIAAIRDAGYQASRTHYDGRGIKTDAPLHVLRDAITTDG; this is encoded by the coding sequence ATGAGTGACAGAGAGGCATTGGAAGGAAGTACACGGTTTTTTATTCCCAAGCAGGACGAAAACAGTTCATTCCCCCCCGGAAGTGGCCCGGTTTTTTTTAATCCACGGATGCGGCTGAACCGTGACAGTACGAACTATCTGCTCCGCCAACTGGACGTTTCGTCATACTTCGATGCCATGGCCGCTTCCGGTGTACGCGGACTGAGGGTGGCGCACGAATGCGGCATTCCGGTTACTATTAATGATTACAACCCTGAAGCTGCAGCCCTTATCCGAAAGAATGCCGCTCTCCACCCGGAGAGCGAAATCACCGTTACAGAAGAGGATTGCCGGGCAGTGATGCTGAGACATCGGTTTGATGTCGTGGATCTCGACCCGTTTGGTACTCCTGCACCCTTTGTGGATATTGCTGCAACCAGTGCACGATGCTACCTCTTTGTCACCGCAACAGACACCGCACCGCTCTGTGGAGCACACCTGAAGGCAGGCATCCGCCGGTATGGCGCCCGCCCGATGAATACAGAATATCACAGTGAAGTGGGTCTGCGCCTGCTCCTTGGATTTGTCCTGCGTGAGACCGCAAAATATGACCGTGGTATTGAACCGCTCTTCTGTTTTGCCCGCGAGCACTTTGTCCGTCTCCATCTGCGTATGACAAACGGTGCCGGCAGAGCCGACAAGGCTCTAAAAAATATCGGCTACATCCATCAGTGCCCTGCCTGTCCATGGCGAACTGCAGAGACCGCGTTTCTTCCATCAGTACAGGAATGCCCGGAATGTGGTGCAAAAATGAGTCGGATTGGCCCCCTCTGGACAGGGCCCGTGAACAGCCCGGAAGTACTCTCACAGCTGTCTGCTGATATTGAGGATGACGGACAAAAGGAGAGTGTGCTTGCACGGTTGGTCACTACTCTCAGCCAGGAACTTGACAATCCCGAATTCTATAATTATCACCGGCTTGCCAAACACTGGCGGATCTCACCATCCCCCATAGATGATGTTATTGCTGCCATCCGGGACGCAGGATATCAGGCATCACGGACCCATTACGATGGACGAGGAATAAAAACAGATGCACCCCTGCATGTTCTCAGGGATGCAATAACTACGGACGGGTAA
- a CDS encoding OBG GTPase family GTP-binding protein: MATIEDEIKLIEDEIRNTKYNKATSGHIGKLKAKIARLKDDAVSRAMASSGSGEGYSVKKSGDGTVVLVGFPSVGKSTLLNKLTNTESESAAYAFTTLTVVPGSMEHKGANIQILDIPGLIAGAAMGKGRGKEVIGVVRGADLILLLGDVYNEKHINVLIKELYDAGIRLNKEKPDITISKRGYGGLRFNTVGNSSLDLDDIRPLLADNKIVNADILIRGEVTQDDFIDAMFGNRVYIPAFFAINKVDLVDKETLDQIDKDVTKRFGRPPIMLSAVSGYNIETLKDEIFNQLGFIRIYMKPVGGKPDLEEPLIIREPATVEAVCMKLHRDFVEKFRYAKVWGPSVKHDAQRVGLAHGLIDGDILTVVTRP, translated from the coding sequence ATGGCCACAATTGAAGACGAAATAAAACTAATCGAAGACGAAATTCGCAATACTAAATATAACAAGGCGACATCCGGGCATATCGGGAAGCTCAAAGCAAAGATTGCCCGCCTTAAAGATGATGCCGTCTCCCGTGCCATGGCCTCTTCAGGGAGTGGTGAAGGATATTCAGTGAAAAAATCCGGTGACGGGACCGTTGTCCTCGTTGGTTTTCCGTCTGTTGGTAAGTCCACGCTCCTGAATAAACTGACCAATACTGAGAGTGAGTCTGCGGCTTACGCATTCACCACCCTGACAGTAGTGCCGGGTTCTATGGAACACAAGGGGGCAAATATCCAGATTCTGGATATTCCCGGCCTTATCGCAGGAGCGGCAATGGGGAAGGGACGTGGCAAAGAAGTGATTGGCGTCGTTCGTGGTGCTGACCTCATCTTACTTCTGGGTGATGTGTACAATGAAAAACACATCAATGTCCTCATCAAAGAACTTTATGACGCTGGTATCCGCCTGAATAAAGAAAAACCGGATATCACCATCTCGAAGAGAGGATATGGCGGTCTCCGTTTTAACACGGTTGGGAATTCGAGCCTCGATCTTGATGATATCCGCCCTCTTCTTGCAGATAATAAGATTGTAAATGCTGACATCCTTATCCGCGGAGAGGTGACACAAGACGACTTTATTGATGCAATGTTTGGCAATCGTGTCTATATCCCGGCGTTCTTTGCCATAAACAAGGTCGATTTGGTCGACAAAGAGACGCTGGATCAGATTGATAAGGATGTAACGAAACGCTTCGGCCGGCCACCAATTATGCTTTCCGCAGTCAGCGGATACAACATTGAAACTCTTAAAGATGAGATATTCAACCAGCTGGGTTTCATTCGCATCTACATGAAGCCCGTAGGTGGCAAGCCGGATCTGGAAGAACCGCTGATCATCCGCGAACCTGCAACAGTAGAGGCGGTATGTATGAAACTGCACCGTGACTTTGTTGAGAAATTCCGATATGCAAAAGTGTGGGGTCCGTCAGTGAAGCATGACGCCCAGCGGGTCGGGCTGGCGCATGGACTCATTGATGGTGATATTCTGACTGTTGTTACCCGTCCGTAG
- a CDS encoding LysE family transporter, producing the protein MDGAGTALLIGFVIGLSGALAPGPTLIATIRGSLSEGWTAGPKVSAGHAVIEAGMVVVIIAGIAEIAETISVPIAIIGGVVLILFGVLTLKESANAGISTDAAGPAGNSYVAGAVSSAANPYFWLWWLTVGSSLVLEALIAGPVIVIAFMAGHWFSDFGWFTLVAVGSARGTSVLPLRYYRIILGACGVFLMLFGVSYLLKTVSVW; encoded by the coding sequence ATGGATGGCGCCGGAACAGCACTCCTCATTGGTTTTGTGATCGGGCTTTCCGGTGCTCTCGCGCCGGGTCCCACTCTGATAGCAACAATTCGTGGTTCGCTCAGCGAGGGGTGGACAGCCGGGCCAAAGGTGTCGGCAGGCCATGCGGTAATTGAAGCAGGTATGGTTGTTGTCATTATTGCCGGTATTGCAGAGATTGCAGAGACGATTTCAGTTCCTATAGCTATTATTGGTGGAGTTGTTCTGATATTATTCGGGGTTTTGACCCTGAAGGAGAGTGCGAATGCCGGGATTTCGACAGATGCTGCCGGTCCTGCCGGGAACTCATATGTGGCAGGTGCTGTTAGCAGTGCTGCAAATCCCTATTTCTGGCTTTGGTGGCTTACCGTGGGCAGCAGTCTTGTGCTTGAAGCGCTGATTGCAGGACCAGTTATTGTTATTGCCTTCATGGCAGGGCACTGGTTCTCTGATTTTGGGTGGTTCACTCTGGTTGCTGTTGGAAGTGCGCGGGGGACATCCGTGTTGCCGCTCCGTTATTATCGCATTATCCTTGGCGCCTGTGGGGTTTTTCTCATGCTTTTTGGTGTTTCGTATCTGTTAAAAACGGTATCCGTGTGGTGA
- a CDS encoding V-type ATP synthase subunit D, with translation MSRQKIRGIRPTRIELLKIRKRIVVAEKGHELLQEKLDTMVIEFFRLREMREDLRRDAEEAFAAAYPPLQRAGMVMGLRGLNEALSLTKPAEEIRFDNGMVMGTSVPAIFIPDPFRDLSEPGYSLSVPSAHLDVAYRECETAVKATLALAELEGSLVRLADQITITRRRVNALANLLIPSLYNTAAYIEDYLEEIEREDLFRRKRAKLVRSGG, from the coding sequence GTGAGCAGGCAAAAAATCCGTGGAATCCGGCCCACGCGGATAGAACTCCTGAAGATTCGAAAACGTATTGTGGTGGCAGAGAAAGGGCATGAACTTCTGCAGGAGAAACTGGATACGATGGTGATCGAGTTCTTTCGTCTCCGTGAGATGCGTGAAGACCTGCGTAGGGATGCTGAAGAAGCCTTTGCTGCCGCTTATCCACCCCTGCAGCGCGCTGGAATGGTAATGGGGCTGCGTGGTTTGAACGAAGCACTTTCTTTGACAAAACCTGCAGAGGAGATCCGATTTGACAATGGCATGGTGATGGGGACTTCGGTTCCTGCCATATTCATCCCTGATCCTTTCCGTGATCTCTCCGAGCCGGGGTATTCGCTTTCCGTGCCATCCGCCCATCTGGATGTGGCATACCGGGAATGTGAGACGGCGGTGAAGGCAACTCTCGCTCTTGCAGAACTAGAAGGCTCTCTTGTGCGTCTTGCAGACCAGATTACAATAACACGGAGAAGGGTTAACGCACTTGCAAATCTTTTAATTCCATCGCTCTATAACACCGCGGCATACATTGAAGATTATCTTGAAGAAATAGAACGCGAGGATCTATTTCGAAGAAAACGAGCAAAATTGGTCCGTTCTGGGGGTTAA
- a CDS encoding V-type ATP synthase subunit B — MTSPSREYTSVVRVAGPLMVVSGVSDAAYGEVVEVRLPGGGTRMGEVLESRSDTAVIQVFGGTRDIDTDITSVRFMGVPMQMVVSPEILGRVFDGAAAPVDGGGPVIPGKVMDISGAAVNPTARAYPEDCIETGISAIDGMNTLVRGQKLPIFSGSGLPHSALAAQIARQARVLRDNEEFALVFGAMGITNEDAQFFLDEFEDTGALEHAVLFVNRADDPAIERIITPRLALTTAEYLAFDRGMHILVILQDITGYCEALREVSAARDEVPARRGYPGYMYTDLASIFERAGRIYGRQGSITQLPIISMPDDDITHPVPDLTGYITEGQIVLSRDLYRKGIYPPIDVLPSLSRLMSGGIGEEKTREDHGAVSDQLYAAYAKGRRLESLVAVIGEEGLSDTDRRYLTFAERFEREFIGQGRVRGRTITESLDIAWNLLNPFPVEELNRIPTVLTEKYHGGDKR, encoded by the coding sequence ATGACATCACCTTCTCGTGAGTACACGTCTGTTGTCCGGGTGGCAGGCCCGCTGATGGTGGTGTCCGGTGTCAGTGATGCGGCATACGGCGAGGTTGTTGAAGTGCGCCTTCCCGGTGGAGGGACGCGCATGGGGGAAGTGCTGGAGAGCCGTTCTGATACTGCCGTCATTCAGGTATTCGGCGGGACACGGGATATCGACACGGATATTACCTCGGTCAGGTTCATGGGTGTTCCGATGCAGATGGTTGTCAGCCCTGAAATTCTCGGGCGGGTGTTTGACGGTGCTGCTGCTCCTGTGGATGGCGGTGGGCCGGTGATTCCCGGAAAGGTTATGGATATCTCCGGTGCGGCGGTCAATCCGACGGCCCGTGCCTACCCGGAAGACTGCATCGAAACCGGGATCTCGGCAATTGATGGGATGAACACTCTTGTACGGGGCCAGAAACTGCCGATATTTTCCGGTTCCGGTCTGCCGCATTCTGCTCTTGCTGCCCAGATCGCACGGCAGGCACGTGTGCTCAGGGATAATGAGGAGTTTGCACTGGTCTTTGGTGCCATGGGGATAACAAATGAGGACGCACAGTTCTTCCTGGATGAATTTGAGGATACCGGTGCACTGGAGCATGCGGTGCTCTTCGTTAACCGTGCTGATGACCCCGCTATAGAACGGATTATAACCCCCCGCCTTGCCCTGACCACTGCAGAATACCTCGCCTTTGATCGGGGGATGCATATCCTTGTCATTCTTCAGGACATCACTGGATACTGCGAGGCACTGCGTGAGGTCTCTGCTGCCCGTGATGAGGTGCCTGCCCGGCGTGGGTATCCCGGTTATATGTATACGGATCTTGCGTCCATCTTTGAACGTGCCGGACGGATTTACGGAAGACAGGGTTCGATCACCCAACTGCCTATCATATCCATGCCGGATGATGACATCACCCATCCGGTTCCTGACCTTACCGGATATATTACTGAGGGGCAGATTGTCCTCTCACGAGACCTGTACCGCAAAGGCATCTATCCGCCTATAGATGTCCTTCCTTCTCTTTCCCGTCTGATGTCTGGTGGCATTGGTGAGGAAAAAACTCGGGAAGACCACGGTGCTGTTTCAGACCAACTCTATGCTGCTTATGCAAAGGGCAGGCGTCTGGAGAGCCTTGTGGCCGTCATCGGTGAAGAGGGGCTTAGTGACACAGACCGTCGCTATCTCACATTTGCAGAACGTTTTGAACGTGAGTTCATCGGCCAGGGACGTGTAAGGGGCCGGACGATCACGGAGAGTCTGGACATCGCATGGAACCTCCTCAACCCCTTCCCGGTGGAAGAACTCAACCGGATTCCGACGGTTCTGACCGAAAAATATCATGGTGGTGACAAGCGGTGA
- a CDS encoding V-type ATP synthase subunit A, which translates to MTGNIIRITGPVVEADGMRGALMYEVVHVGKTALIGEIIGLSEDVATIQVYEDTIGLTPGAPVERTGAPLSVELGPGLLGMVYDGIQRPLEMIREGMGDFIVRGASFPALDRDRKYAFTPTSKSSTAATPGTVIGTVQEGRFTHSILVPHGIEGTFVSVADAGEYTVTDGIAIVLTVEGKEEPVTMIRRWPVREERPVAEKLKPGAPLFTGQRVIDSFFPIVKGGTAAVPGPFGAGKTVVQHQLAKWSDADIIIYVGCGERGNELADVLRQFPALTDPKSGVPLMERTVLIGNTSNMPVAAREASVYTGITIAEYYRDMGYDVALMADSTSRWAEAMREISGRLEEMPGEHGYPAYLASRLAGFYERAGHVTVLGPSGREGSVSVIGAVSPPGGDFSEPVTQNTLRVVRVFWALDADLAHERHFPAVDWLTSYSLYPDDVEAWWNENAGNQWGDMRSTMMAILQKESELEEIVQLVGPDVLPEEDKLSLHIAEYVRESFLVQYAFDPVDTFCPFEKQYMMMQLITEYARYGREAVMNGVSVSVITALPVGQRLKRLGAVPNADFKTYFEETLCEMKDAFHRLEGGTV; encoded by the coding sequence GTGACTGGAAATATCATCAGGATCACCGGGCCGGTGGTGGAAGCGGACGGGATGCGGGGGGCACTCATGTATGAGGTCGTCCACGTGGGAAAGACTGCCCTGATCGGAGAGATTATTGGTCTGTCGGAGGATGTGGCAACCATCCAGGTGTATGAGGACACCATTGGTCTCACACCGGGTGCACCGGTGGAACGAACCGGTGCGCCGCTCTCTGTTGAACTCGGACCGGGTCTTCTTGGTATGGTTTATGATGGTATACAGCGCCCTTTGGAGATGATTCGGGAGGGGATGGGTGATTTCATTGTCCGGGGTGCCTCATTCCCTGCCCTCGACCGGGACCGGAAGTACGCATTCACTCCAACATCAAAGTCATCAACTGCGGCCACGCCCGGCACAGTCATCGGGACTGTGCAGGAAGGGCGGTTCACGCATTCCATCCTTGTACCGCATGGCATAGAGGGCACTTTTGTCTCTGTGGCAGATGCCGGGGAGTATACGGTGACAGATGGGATAGCAATCGTTCTCACCGTGGAGGGAAAAGAGGAACCGGTTACTATGATCCGCCGCTGGCCGGTGCGGGAGGAGAGGCCGGTTGCAGAAAAACTAAAACCCGGAGCTCCGCTCTTCACCGGACAGCGGGTCATCGATTCGTTCTTCCCGATTGTCAAAGGTGGAACTGCTGCGGTGCCGGGTCCGTTTGGGGCAGGCAAGACAGTGGTGCAGCATCAGCTTGCGAAGTGGTCGGATGCGGATATTATCATCTATGTGGGTTGTGGGGAACGGGGCAATGAACTCGCTGATGTATTGCGCCAGTTCCCTGCTCTCACAGATCCGAAGAGTGGAGTTCCTCTGATGGAGAGGACAGTTCTTATCGGCAACACATCAAATATGCCGGTTGCCGCACGGGAGGCATCAGTCTATACCGGCATTACGATCGCCGAGTATTACCGTGACATGGGTTATGATGTGGCCCTGATGGCCGACTCCACTTCCCGCTGGGCAGAGGCGATGCGGGAGATCTCCGGACGGCTTGAAGAGATGCCGGGGGAACATGGATATCCTGCCTATCTCGCTTCCCGACTGGCGGGTTTTTATGAGCGGGCGGGACATGTGACGGTCCTTGGGCCGTCTGGCAGAGAGGGTTCGGTCTCTGTCATCGGTGCTGTCTCACCGCCGGGTGGTGACTTTTCTGAACCCGTCACACAGAATACCCTTCGTGTTGTTCGGGTATTCTGGGCGCTGGATGCGGACCTTGCCCATGAACGCCACTTCCCGGCGGTTGACTGGCTCACGTCCTATTCGCTCTATCCGGATGATGTAGAGGCCTGGTGGAACGAAAACGCAGGAAATCAGTGGGGAGATATGCGCAGTACGATGATGGCGATTCTCCAGAAGGAGAGCGAACTTGAGGAGATTGTACAGCTGGTAGGACCTGACGTCCTGCCCGAGGAGGATAAATTGTCTCTGCATATCGCCGAGTATGTCCGGGAATCTTTCCTTGTCCAGTATGCCTTTGATCCGGTGGATACCTTCTGTCCGTTTGAGAAGCAGTATATGATGATGCAACTCATTACCGAATATGCCCGATACGGAAGAGAGGCGGTTATGAACGGCGTGTCGGTCTCTGTGATCACAGCGCTCCCGGTGGGACAACGCCTGAAGCGCCTCGGTGCGGTTCCAAATGCTGACTTCAAAACGTATTTTGAGGAGACCCTTTGCGAGATGAAAGATGCATTCCATCGTCTCGAAGGAGGAACCGTATGA
- a CDS encoding V-type ATP synthase subunit F, giving the protein MKIIAIGDHMAVFACRAGGISEGIVCQDAEEARWALEEVLERPDVGVICVLDRYLKEIPLPPSQGVYPVVIGIPGPGGPIRGEDAVSIAVRKVAGRHMPGAGK; this is encoded by the coding sequence GTGAAGATCATCGCGATTGGCGATCATATGGCGGTATTTGCCTGCAGGGCCGGGGGGATATCCGAAGGCATCGTCTGTCAGGATGCAGAGGAGGCTCGCTGGGCCCTGGAAGAGGTGCTTGAGCGCCCCGATGTGGGTGTGATCTGTGTGCTGGATCGGTATCTGAAAGAGATTCCTCTCCCTCCCTCACAGGGAGTATATCCGGTAGTCATCGGAATTCCCGGTCCGGGTGGCCCAATTCGTGGTGAGGATGCCGTGAGTATAGCTGTCAGGAAAGTTGCCGGGAGGCATATGCCGGGGGCAGGGAAGTGA